Proteins encoded in a region of the Phoenix dactylifera cultivar Barhee BC4 chromosome 3, palm_55x_up_171113_PBpolish2nd_filt_p, whole genome shotgun sequence genome:
- the LOC103724276 gene encoding probable galacturonosyltransferase-like 7 yields the protein MMLWIMRISGFFSAATVMVVLSPSLQSFPPAEAIRSSNLDGYLRFPAGTHASGARDSFSFRQAPPFRNAEECGGLGDDSTVCDPSLVHIAITLDVDYLRGSIAAVHSILQHALCPENVFFHFLVSDTSLETLVRSAFPRLRFKVYYFDPERVRGLISSSVRQALEQPLNYARNYLADMLEPCVRRVIYLDSDLVVVDDVAKLWRTSLGSRTVGAPEYCHANFTKYFTERFWSDPRLAGTFAGRRPCYFNTGVMVIDLVRWRRFGYTRRIVRWMEVQKGGASAGWGGRIYELGSLPPFLLVFAGHVAPIEHRWNQHGLGGDNVKGSCRDLHPGPVSLLHWSGSGKPWVRLDSNRPCPLDALWAPYDLYGPASSL from the coding sequence ATGATGCTTTGGAtcatgcggatctccggcttctTCTCCGCCGCCACGGTCATGGTcgtcctctccccctccctccagtCCTTCCCACCCGCCGAGGCCATCCGATCCTCCAATCTCGACGGCTACCTCCGCTTCCCCGCCGGCACCCACGCCAGTGGCGCCCGAGACAGCTTCTCGTTCCGCCAGGCCCCGCCATTCCGCAATGCGGAGGAATGCGGCGGCCTCGGCGACGACTCTACCGTTTGTGACCCATCCCTCGTCCACATCGCCATCACCCTCGACGTGGACTACCTCCGTGGTTCCATCGCCGCCGTCCACTCCATCCTGCAGCACGCTCTCTGCCCGGAGAACGTCTTCTTCCATTTCCTCGTCTCCGATACCAGTCTCGAAACCCTGGTCCGCTCCGCCTTCCCCCGGCTCCGATTCAAGGTCTACTACTTCGATCCGGAGAGGGTCCGGGGCTTGATTTCCTCGTCCGTGCGGCAGGCGTTGGAGCAGCCGCTCAACTACGCGAGGAACTACCTCGCCGACATGCTGGAGCCGTGCGTGCGGCGGGTGATCTACCTGGATTCCGATCTTGTGGTGGTCGACGACGTCGCGAAGCTGTGGAGGACGAGCCTGGGGTCGCGGACGGTGGGGGCGCCGGAGTACTGCCACGCCAACTTCACCAAGTACTTCACGGAGCGCTTCTGGTCGGACCCGCGACTCGCCGGGACGTTCGCCGGCCGACGGCCGTGCTATTTCAACACGGGTGTGATGGTCATCGATCTGGTCCGTTGGCGGCGTTTCGGGTACACGCGGCGGATCGTGAGGTGGATGGAGGTACAGAAGGGCggggcgagcgccggctggggcGGCCGGATATACGAGCTGGGCTCGCTGCCGCCGTTCCTTTTGGTGTTCGCGGGACACGTGGCGCCGATCGAGCACAGGTGGAACCAGCACGGGCTGGGCGGTGATAACGTCAAGGGCAGCTGTCGCGACCTCCACCCGGGACCGGTCAGCCTCCTCCACTGGAGCGGCAGCGGCAAGCCCTGGGTGCGGCTCGACTCAAACCGCCCGTGCCCCCTCGACGCCCTTTGGGCCCCTTACGACCTGTACGGCCCCGCCTCCTCGCTGTAA